In the genome of Natronorubrum daqingense, the window GTGGGTCTCGGGCTCGATGGGCTCGAAGGCGACCATGCTCTACCCGTGTACGATCCTCAAGGGTCGCGGCGCGACGGACACCCACATCACCATCGCCTTCGCAGGCGAGGGCCAAGACATCGACACCGGCGCGAAGGTCTACCACAACGCACCCGAGACGAGTTCGACCATCGAATCCAAGTCGATCTCCAAAGACGGCGGCCGCACGAACTACCGCGGCCTCGTCCACATCGCCGACGGTGCCGAGAACTCGAGCACTGCCGTCGAGTGTGACGCGCTGATGTTCGACAACGAATCGACATCGGACACCATGCCGTACATGGAAATCGAGGAGTCGAAGGTCGACGTCGCCCACGAGGCAACCGTCGGCAAGATCGGCGACGAGGACGTCTTCTACCTCCAGAGCCGCGGGCTGGACGACGACGACGCCAAGAAGATGATCGTCGCCGGCTTCATCGAGCCGATCACGGAAGAACTGCCGATCGAGTACGCGGTCGAACTGAATCGCCTGATCGAACTCGAGATGGAAGGGAGCCTCGGATAACATGAGCGCAGGAACACAGGTACACGCCAATCTGACGGAAGAACAGGTACGCCAGATCTCGGGCGACCTCGAGGAACCCGAGTGGCTCCTCGAGACCCGTCTCGAGGCCCTCGACGCGCTCGAGGACCTCGACATGCCAGACGTGATCCGAACGCCGGGTCGCGACTGGACGAACCTTCACGGACTCGACTACGAGTCGCTCGTCGATCCGCTGAACGCGGCGGAGAACAAGGATCAGGTCGGCCCGGACGAGGTCGACGTGTTGTCGTGGGCTGACGCCGTAGAAGAACACGAGGAACTCATCCAGGAACACTTCGGCAGCATCGTCGATCCCCAGGAGAACTACCTGACGGCACTGTCGACGGCGCTGTTTAGCACCGGAACGGTCATCTACGTCCCCGAAGGAGTCGACGCCGAGGACGTGAAGATCCGGACCGAGCAGAACTCCCGCTCGCTGTTCAACTACACGCTCGTCGTCACCGAGAAATCGTCCTCGGTGACGATCCTCGAACGACAGTCGACGGGCGAAGAGCAAGACGAGCAGTACTACAGCGGCATCGTCGAAGTCATTGCGGGCGAGAACAGCAACGTCCAGTACGGCAGCCTCCAGAACCTCTCGGAGGAAGCCTACAACTTCACGCTCAAACGCGGCGACGCGGGCACGTACGCGACGATCGACTGGATCGAAGCTAACTTCGGTACGCAGCTAACGAAGACCGAGGTCTCCACGGAACTCAACGGCGACAGTTCCGAGAGCCAGATCGTCGGCGCGTTCTACGGCCACAACGACCAGCACTTCGACCTCGACGCGAAGGTCTGGCACCGCGCCGAGCACACGACGGCCGACCTCGTCACTCGCGGCGTCACCGACGACGTCGCCCGTTCGGTCTACGAGGGCGTCCAGGACGTTGGCCGAAGCGCGTGGGACACGAGTTCCTACCAGCGTGAAAACACCCTGATGCTCAGCGACGAGAGCGAGGCCGACGCCTCGCCGAAGCTGATCATCAACAACCACGACACCGAGGCCAGCCACTCCGCAACGGTCGGCCAGATCGACGAGGAGGACCTCTTCTACATGACCTCCCGCGGCGTCGATCCGCGCGACGCACGAAACATGCTCGTCGAAGGCTTCTTCGTCCCCGTCCTCGAGGAAGTCGCCGTCGACGAACTGCGCGAGGATCTCGACGACCTGATCGCTGCGCGACTCCGCCAGCGAGCCTAACGCGACCGTTTTCTCTCGTTTCTGTCTCTCCCTCTCTCGCCCTAGTAGTCCCCACTATGCCGTCGCTCTCTATCGAACTGTCAGTCGAGACTGTCGACACACTCGAGGTGGAACGCGAACGCTTGGAATTCGAGAGTCGACGGGCGTACGTCCGTTGGATCGTCGCGAACAGAGGATCGACCGAAGTGAGATCGGAGAGTTAACGTGGGTTAGCGCCACCAACCGATCACCCGCTAATTGAACCACTCGCTGTTGAGTCGGGCGTCACCGTTTCGATACCATCGGACGACCGTGTATCCGAACGCGACCAGCAGGACACCGCCGACGATATTTCCGATCATATTGACCCGTATTTTCTCAGGTGCGCACATATACCTGCTGTCGGGACAGGTGCCTGAACCGACTCCCCTCCACACTGTCCCAGTTCAGACACCGACCCCGTCGCTATCTGGCGAGAAGGGGGTGCAACGACTCTTCGTGGCTACTATCGATGGTATGTCGACGTGGTAGCTTTCTCATCGACGAGCCACCGAGCCGAGAAGGAGCACAGGTGCGTGAGTAGGGACGGTTAAGTATCAGTAGCCCAGATCCAGTTGTATGAGTCTGGGACAGCGCGTCTCGAGCGACCACCAGCTTACCCGACTCCTTCAGATCGGAGTCGTGCTGGAAGAAGTCGTCGAGTCACGCGCCGCCCACCACCTCGACTCGCTCCCGCCGAGCGAGCGAGAGGAAATCGACGCCGAGATCCGAGAGTTACTCGAGGACGCTGCCACGGAGTCTGCAGACCACCGGGACCGTCTCGAGGCATTGATCGACGATCTCGACGCCGAGACGGTGGGTTACGAGGAGATCAACGCCTTGGTCGACGCTCAGTACGGGCCACCGGAGGACACCGACGGTCTGTTGTACGATCAACTCGCGAACGAGGAGACGGCGTACAAGTTCTACGACGACCTCATCGATGCAATCGAAGCCTCCGAGGCCGAGTACGCGATCGATCGCGACCGACTCCTCGAGACGTTGTACGATATTCGTGAGGAAGAAAAGCAGGGCGTCGAGGACGTGACCGAGATCATGGAGCACAGAGCATGATCGGGACGGGTCAGCAAACGGAGGCTACCGCCGCGACAGCAGAGACGCGCTGTACTGACGGAGGGACGCGATGAACACGGCAGATCAGTATCTCAAGGCGATCTATCTCGCCCAACGGATCGAAGACGGCCCAGCATCGACCGGTACGCTCGCCGACTTACTCGAAGTCAGTCCGGCAAGCGTCAACGAGATGATCGGCAAACTCGAGGAACGCGAACTCGTCGAACACGAGAAGTACAAGGGTGCGAGCCTAACCAACGAGGGGATCGAGCGGGCCCACGACGCGCTCCAGACGTACTGCATCATCGAACGATTCCTCGCGAACGTCCTCGAGGTCGAGGAGTTTCGCGACGAGGCCCGCGCCTTAGAGAGCGTGATCGACGATACGGTTGCAGATCGCCTCGATACGATCATCGACCGTCCTGGGGAGTGTCCGGACTGTTTCGACCCCGAGCAGGATTTCTGTGAACGACTCGAGGTCGGATCGGACGGCTGTCCCGAGTAATCCTTCGAGTCCCGACGAACACTGTCGCCGTTGTTTACTCGACGTCGGGATCGCCAAATCGAATGTACCGCCGTCCGATAATCGCCGCGATCGCGAGTGCGGCGACGACTGTGAGGCTGAGTTCGAACGGCAGCGCCCATCGATCCTCGTCTCCATCCCAGTCGTCCTCGAATACGTCCGCGTAGTACGTCGCGATTTCCTCACCCGAGAGTGCAAGGAGCACCTCCCGGTTGTTCTCGAAGGCGTTTTCGTTCCAGTTTGCACTTCCGACGATGGCGATCTCTCGATCGATAACGACGCCTTTTGCGTGGATTTTCTCGAACCGATCGGTCTCCTCGACGAGGCCGACCTCGAGTGAGAGCCCCTCGCTGGTTGCGTACTCCTCGAGTTCGTCCGCGAGGGCCCGATTGTCGTCTTCGTGGTACCAGGTCGAATCGAGGAGGATCTGTACGTCTACGCCGCGGTGGGCAGCATCGATCGTCTCCTCGAGAACGGACGCGTCTGCAGCGATCGAGGCCTGTTTGACGAGAATCTCCTCGTCGGCATCGGCGAGCAGTTCCTCCACGCGAGATTCGGCGTTGTCCGGGGCGACGAGGAGTTCTGCCGCCTCGATCGCGGTCGGCTCTGGCCCGTATTCGCTCGGGTACGAACCGGGCGGTTCCTCGCCACCGCCTTCGTCGTCGACGAACGAGGTGTCCTCACGGTACTCGGAGCCGGGGACAGTATCCCAACCCTCGAAATCTGCGTCGAAGACCGCCTCGAGGTCGGCTGCGAGCGTTTCGTCCTCGAGCAGAACACCCCAGCCGCGACTCGACTCGCCACCGACGCCGGCGGGGGCCCAGTTTTCGCTCGTGACGAGCACTTGGTCGTCCGCGACGGCGTACTTCGGGTGGTGGAATCGATATCGTGAGCCTTCGCCACCGATCGCACGGACCTCCACGTCGCCATCCTCGAGCGTCTCGAGGACGGGTTCGGTCGTCACCTCCGTACCGCCGACTGGACTGGCCTCGAGGAGGACGGAGACGTCGACACCCCGGTCTGCAGCGTCGACGAGGTCCTCGGCGATCTCCTCGGAGGTAAGGGTGTAGCCGGCGACCGAGAGACGATCCTCGGCTTCCCGAATCGTCTCTCGTGGAAGCTCGGGCTCGTCAGGAAGGACGAACGGCGTCGCCTCGTCGGCGTCGCCGCTCGAGACCGGCACGCACGTCGCATCTCGTGGATGCCAGTCTCCGTCGGCGGGTGTCTGTGTGGTGGCGGTGTCGAATTCGTCGGCGTCGCGGTGCCAGCGCTCTTCGAGTGACGCCCGTTCGTACGACACCGTATCGACCGTCGTCGACCCGTTTCGAAGTTCGAGGTCGTCGCCGTCGACGGCCAGTCGCAACGAACCCTCGAGTTCGCGGACTGGATAGTCGGTCAACTCGTCGGTGGCTTCGGTGTCCGTACTCAGTGCGACTCGTCCAGAGACCGTTTCGTTCGGAATAGATGCGCTCGTGTGGCCGTCCGTGATCGTCCAGTTTTCGAGTTCGGTGTCGGGTGGGGTCTCGAGAACGACGTACTCGCCGACGTTGTGTTCCGTGGACGGATTTGGAAACGCCTCGACGATTCTGGGCTCGAAATCGACGTCAGTGTCCGCCGAGGTTCCAGTACCGGGGTTCGAAACTACTGCAGGACAGGCCGGTTCGGTGTTGGTTTCGGGGAGCGATAGTGTCGCCGTAGATGCAGGACTCGCGGACTCGGTAGCAGCCAAGGTGATGCCGGCCCCACTGGCGACTACCAGTATGAGAACGACCGAGACGATCACGAGTCGCTGACGATCCATCGACGACTCTGGCCGCTCGTTCGTACGTAAAGTCTCGGATCGAGTCGTCGTTCAAAAACAGTGCCCATCGACCCGCCGATTCGCCCCGAATCAGGCCGCGGGCTCGAGCGTCGCTTTCTCGGCTTCGGCTTGCACGAGGTACGCGCGGTCGTCACCGTACTCGGCGACGATCTCGAGTGCGTCTTCGGTACCGATCTGGTTGAGTGCCCAGGCGGCGCTGGCGCGAACGCGGTCCTCGTCGTCCTCGGCGAGGATGTCTTCGAGTGGATCGATCGCACGCGTGTCGCCGATGAGACCGAGTGCGCGGGCAGCCGAACTTCGCACGTCCGGTTCCTCGTCGACCAGTTGGTTGGCGATCGGTTGGACTGCATCTTCGGCACCGACTTCGCCGAGTGCTCTGAACGCGGGTTGTTGGAGGGTCGGGTTCGAGTCGACGTAATCCAACAGGGTGTCGACGACCTCCCCGTCGTCGTCGCCGATCTTGCCGAGGATCGACATCGCCGTCGTGTCCCGACGGTTCGCCTTCTGGATCATCGGCTCGATGGCTTCTTCGGGACCCATGCGCTCTAAGGCATCGAGACAGTGTTCTTCCATGAAGTCGGAGTCGAACGTCTCGAGGGCGAGTAAGATCATGTCGACGTTGCCGCGTTTCTCGTGGACCTTGAGCGCGTGCCACTCCGGCGGGAAATCCTTGACGTGCTCGAGTACGTCGTAGAAGCCCTCCCGTCGCATCTGCTCGCGGACCTTGAGATCACTCCACGCGGTCGACTCGTCGATTCCCGTCTCGAGGTCGTCCGTCGCCTCGAGGAAGGCCGCGATCGTCTCGGCGTCGTCGTCCGCGTCGAGGTCTGCGTCCTCGACGGCCGTCGCTGCCTCCCCGAGGGTTTCCTCGAGTTGGGCAGGGACATCGTCGCCGTCTTCGACGATCGTGAGTGAGGTATCGAGCAGGTCGTTCGTCTCCTCGAGGAATGCGTCGACGACATCGATCAATTCGTCGTCGCCCTCCTCGGTCCAGCGGGTGCTCGTAATCGTTCCGCTGGCGTCGTCGATCTCGCCGACCACGTCTTCGCCGTAGGGGCCGCGCTGGTCCTCGAGATCGGACTCGAGGTCGGAAAGATCGCTCTCGATATCGTCGTAACGATCCTGGAGTTCCTCCTCCGGGGTGATTTTCTCCTCTTCGTCGTCTTCCTCGTCCTCGTCGGGTTCCGGCGGCTCTGGAATCTCGATCTCCTCGAGATCGTCTCGAAACGCTTCCAGATCAGCCTCGACGTCGTCGAGGTCGTCCTCGGTGTCGGCCGCGTCGAGATCCTCCTCGAGCGAGTCGACGTCACCTTCGAAGGCCTCGAGGGCTTCCCGGATGGCCTCGAGATCGACCGGTTCGGGTTCCTCGGCTCCGTCCTCGGCTGCCTCGTCTTCGCTCATGGGACCACCTGTGTCTGATTAGAGTGTGGACGCGTGGCAGTGAACATACGCTACACTCGTGTCACGAGCGTCCTAAGCGTTTCCATGCACTTCGGCGGCCGCTGGCTCGGGATCCTGACGCCAGTACAGCCACGGGCTGAGGGTCATGTAGGCGATGCCGAGTGTCAACAGTGCATACGGAAACGTGCGGCCGGCGAAACTCGGAATCAGGATCGCGAGGGCGTGGACGATGCCCATGATGGCCGCATCGCGAACGAGTAGATCGGGGTAGCGAATGCGAGAGACCATCAGGTAACAGAACGCGCCCGTGATAGCGAGGACGAGCCAGGGTTCGGGGCGACCCGCGAGGATCGCCGCACCGAGAACGGTCGCCGCCAGCGTCGTCTGGACGCCTTCGGTGTAGTTCCCGGAGATGTCGTAGGCGGTATACATGCCGAGGCGGGTGACTGCCGTGGCGACGAAGAGGGCACAGACGGCCGTTACGAGGAGGAGTTCACCGGTCACCGCATCGAATCCGATCGCGAGGGCGTCCGTGACGACGACGAACGCGAGGACGGCGGGAGCGACGCCGAAAGAAGCGACGTCCGCTAACGAGTCGAGGTACGGTCCGGCGTCGGTCCCGCCGTAGCGGCGCGCGAGAATCCCGTCGAGACCGTCCGCGATGGCTGCAAGGAGGATGAGACGGGCGGCGAGATCGATATCGACGAACGCCACGACGATCGCGACGAACCCCAACGCGGCGTTTGCGATCGTCACGGCGTCGGCGACGCCGAGTCGCCCGACGAACCGGGGGAGCATACTCGCGGAATCGACGCGGAGCGACCTTACGTGTTTTCGTTTTCGTACACCGATACGTTCGCTCTGCGTCGTCCATCGACCCAACTGTGTCGGGCAGGTTCGAGACATCCACCGGCGACGGACAGGAGTCCCACGCTCGAGGAATGAACCGGGGTGGTTATATCGCAACTGTCCCAACGCGTTCGTATGAACAGGCGCGCCTACCTCGCCGCCGTTTGCTCTTCCGTCTCCGTCGGGCTAGCAGGCTGTTCGACGGTTCGCAGCGCCTTCGGTGATGACCTGTGCGATGGTGACGATTGTGATATCGGAATGACTCGCAACGAGTTCGTCCCCGAAGAGTACGAAGCGAGCGTCGGCGATACCGTTGTCTGGAAGAACACCAGCGACGCTCGTCACACCGTCACTGCGCTCGACAACGGCATTCCGGACGATGCAGAGTACTTCGCGAGTGGCGGGTACGAAGACCAACAGACGGCCGTCGACGCCTGGCACGAGGAAGAGGGTGGAAAGATCGAACTCCGCGAGACGTACGAACACACCTTCGAGGTGCCAGGAGAGTACGAATACATCTGTGAGCCTCACATCAACGGCGGGATGGTCGGCACGGTCATCGTCACCGAGTAACGATATTTTTTATCGCTGATGGCCTCGGTTCCGACTCGAGGGCCCCGTCTACTGGTTTCCGACCCGACGAGAATTATTTCTGGATCGAGTACATTCCAAATTCATATCTTTGTTCAGACAGTTTTTGGTCGGATAACGTACTGGTTATAAATCGCCGCGAGCGGGTATGAACTCCCATACATCAGTTTGCTTCAGGGTAAGATGTGACACACGCCGGTCAGAATCCTTCATGTTTATACACCGGGCTGATGGTGGGTTACGTATATGTCCGAAACCGGGACGGAGTCCCGTCCGCTGGCCCGACAGCTTCCCGACCCGAAAACTGCGTCGAACGTTCGATACAACCCATCACTCGAGGAGCTTCGCGAACTTGCAGCCGACGACGAGACGACGACTGAATTCGACTCGCCGTCGTACGTCAGCGAGTACCGCTCGCGGAGTTCCGATCGGACGAAAAACGCCGAAGATAGCGAGTTCGACGCCCGTGATCGCGACCTCGTCGACACCGCGCTCGAACTCGCCGAAGAACGTGAACTGGTCTGCGTCGACCGACTCATGGGTCGTCACGCGGATGCGACGTACTGCTGCCGGCTCTTCGTCCCCGTCGACTACGCCCGAATCGCCCTCGCGTGGGCGAACCTGTTCGAGCCGACCGACGGCCGAGAACCCGACCTCGTTACCGTCCAGTTACCCGACTACGATGAGACCGCGATCCGCGTCCTTCCGGACGAAGGCGTAACGACGGTCCTCGGCAGCGACTACACCGGCGAAGCGAAGAAGTCGTTCCTCCGGCTGTTCATGTACCAGCTCAAAAAGCAGGGCGGACTCGGCCTCCACGCCGGCAGCAAACGCGTTCGCGTTCGCGACGAAGACGACGACCTCCAAACCGTCGGGCAGGTGTTCATGGGCCTCTCGGCGACCGGCAAATCGACGCTCACCTCACACGGGTGCTGGCTCGAGGACGACGAGGACGCCGCGATGCTCCAAGACGACGTCTGTGGTCTCCTCCCAGACGGCTCCGTTCCGGGTAGCGAGGGCGAAGGCCTCTACATCAAGACGATCGGCCTCGACGAGGACGAACAGCCCGAACTCTACGAGGCAGCGACCGACGACTCCGCCATCCTCGAGAACGTCGCCGTCGACGACGACGGCACGGTGCACTTCGACGAGGACCGATACACGGCGAACTCCCGTGCTATCGTCCAGCGCGAGGAACTCGAGAGCGCGGACGAGGAAATCGACCTCGAGCGGATCGATCAGGTCTTTTTCATCACCCGCAACCCCCTGATGCCGCCGGTCGCGAAACTGAACGAGAGGCAAGCCGCGGTCGCCTTCATGCTCGGCGAATCGATCGAGACCAGCGCGGGCGATCCGTCTCGAGCGGGCGAATCGATCCGCGTCGTCGGCACGAACCCGTTCATCATCGGTCCGGAAGGAGAGGAAGGGAACATCTTCCGAGACCTGATCGAGGCGCTCGACGTCGAGTGTTACGTCATCAACACGGGGTATCTCGGCGAGAAATCCGCAGATATCGGCGTCGAGGAGTCAGTAACTATTCTGACCGAAACCGCTCGAGACACGATCGAGTGGCGCGACGACGACCAGACGGGACTGACCATCCCCGAATCGGTTCCCGGACTGGACATTCAGGACTACTACGTCCCCGACCACGTCGAGGACTACGAGAGAGCCCTCGCCGAACTGCGCGCCGACCGTCGCGACTACCTCGAGCAGTTCGACGAACTCCGTGACGAGATCGCGGACGCCGTCTACTAATCGGCATACGGGGAGCCAGCGCCTCTATTTTTGAGCCGGCGTTTCGATTTTCACTCGCCTCGAGTGAGCTAGATCAGTGTGTAACTCGGTCCAGGTGGTACTATAGCGGACGTGACAGCACTTGCCTGTCATGAATACCGTTATGTGCGTGTAGTTCTCACAGTGGCGTAATGAGTGTAGACGTACGCACGCCAACCGCCCGCGTTTGTGAACGGTGCGAACGAGCAGAACACTGGGATACCTCCCTCGAGGCCTGGCAACTCGTCCGCGAAAACGGCGAGAAGCAGGTCGGGAACCCACACTGTCTCCACGAGTGGGACATCAATGGAACGTTCAATCCCGTTTCTGGACCCGAGTAACACAGATTAGTCTCGGTTCTCGCGCACGCTCGAGTCGGACATCACGACCTCACGACCGCTTGCCGGATTCTTTTTGTGCGGTCACTCGTACTCGGCTGTATGCCAACCGTCTACATCACCGCGCCACCGGCCGACGCCGAAGCGATCGCCAACACGCTGGTCGAAGAACGTCTCGCAGCGTGCGTCAACCGATTGTCGACGACGTCCACCTATCGCTGGGAGGGCGACATTCACCACGACGACGAAGCCGTCTTGCTCGCGAAAACGACTGACGACGCGTACGACGACCTGGTCGAGCGACTCGAGGAGATTCACCCCTACGACGTTCCCTGTATCGAACGATTCGACGAGGCGCACGTCCTCGCGTCGTTCGCCGAGTGGCGAGCGGACGCACTCGAGTAAGGGTCCGTTACGTGCGACACACTATCACAGACGTGACTGCCCGAAAAAGCAACCCTTAAAACTCGCGCGCGGGTTTTCACGGGTATGGCTGGAACCATCGAAGTGCTCGTTCCGGGTGGCCAGGCAAACCCTGGCCCACCGCTCGGTCCCGAGCTCGGACCGACTCCCGTCGACGTGCAGGCGGTTGTACAACAGATCAACGACGAGACTGCGGCGTTCGACGGCACGGAAGTGCCCGTCACCGTCGACTACGACGAAGACGGCTCCTTCGAGATCGATGTCGGTGTCCCACCGACGGCCGCACTCGTCAAGGACGAAGCCGGATTCGACACCGGAAGCGGCGAACCACAGGAAGACTTCGTCGCGGATCTCTCGGTCGACCAGGTCAAGACGATCGCCGAGCAAAAACACCCAGACTTGCTCGCCTACGATACGATCAACGCCGCGAAGGAAGTCGTCGGCACCTGCGCCTCCATGGGCGTCACCATCGAAGGCGACGACGCTCGAGAGTTCAAGGAGAAAGTCGACAGCGGCGAGTACGACGACGTGCTGGCCGAAGCGTAACGAATCGAGAACTCGAACACGAGCGTAGCGAGCGCGTCGGTGCGTCGGCTCACGCGGACGCCGCGACCGACGCTCGAGCGAGACCGAGTTTTGCTTTTCTCGAGGTCGCGAGCGACGCCCATCGATTACGGTACTCGAGCGACGACGTCTAGATTGTGCGCGACGTAGCCGAGGGTTCCCGCCTCGAGTTGCGTGCGTCGGCGCTCGAACCAGCGACGCCGTCTCTCCTCCGGAATCCGCGACGCTGCGGAAAGATCGTTCGAAGACACGGCCGCGAGCGCGTCGGCCATCGTCTCGAGGACGTGGGAGACGACCGCCTGCTCGCGGTGGGGATACCCGCCGGCGGTTGGAGACACGACCCAGTCCCCGCCCCCGGCCGCGAGGAGCGACCAGGGGCGGTCGGCTACCGACTCGAGGACCGCCGAGCCAGCGCGACTCCCCCCAGCGGGACGAACCTCGTCCATGTGGTGATGATACTGAGTTTCGATGGTCTCGTCGAGTGGATCGCGGGGCGTGAACGCGGTCGAGCCGTTGTACGTGATCGGCGCGTAGCACAGGCCGTCGGGCGCGAGGAGCGACTCGATCGCCGCCAACGCGGACTCGAGGTCGACGATATCGAGGAACGCCGCCGCGATAACGGCGTCCGCGTCGTCCTCGAGCGTGAACGCGTCTGCGACTTCGAGCGTAATTTCGATGTCCGTCGCGGTCCCGCCGTCGCTCGAGGGGGACGACTGGGCCACGAACGTCGTCGCCTTCGGAACGCCGTCCGCGACCGT includes:
- a CDS encoding class I SAM-dependent methyltransferase, translating into MTTSFLTYLEAKRTVDDSALDRRVLDQFTSALSSRGEPVRVVELGVGVGAMLSRLIEWDVLPPRVSYRGVDIDPSCIVRARERVPERLESAGYTVGAPRSVCDETVADGVPKATTFVAQSSPSSDGGTATDIEITLEVADAFTLEDDADAVIAAAFLDIVDLESALAAIESLLAPDGLCYAPITYNGSTAFTPRDPLDETIETQYHHHMDEVRPAGGSRAGSAVLESVADRPWSLLAAGGGDWVVSPTAGGYPHREQAVVSHVLETMADALAAVSSNDLSAASRIPEERRRRWFERRRTQLEAGTLGYVAHNLDVVARVP